A region of Osmerus eperlanus chromosome 9, fOsmEpe2.1, whole genome shotgun sequence DNA encodes the following proteins:
- the sobpa gene encoding sine oculis-binding protein homolog A isoform X3: protein MAEMEKEGRPPENKRSRKPAHPVKREINEEMKSFAENTMNELLGWYGYDKVELRDSDSLDMRSYPDGEPPQHISVLKENSLPKVPASMESNHTSPNQANSSHSTPTSRNGGTEPSTTPSTSGASVKDHGNMPIIVPIIPPPLIKPPADEDMSNIQIMCAWCQKVGVKRYSLSMGSELKNFCSEKCFAACRRAYFKRNKLGYVRNYTARDEDGLGEKLPQHSYAKDTPRLVFKTNSDVLVCDWCKHIRHTKEYLDFGAGERRLQFCSAKCLNQYKMDIFYKETQAALPGGLCNPGHGLGESKTEGGTGVQLLTPESWGTPLTDLRHKAPSPGVGTSSMLAPSSSSAASPSESGAVCSPSSAKNPTPRPHESPTLPPPPVPTLHPAMGVPPGSPPMVMTPRGPVPLPLFMEHQMMQHMRPPFLRPPHTTGPNSPLSNPMIPGIGPPQPMPPRTLGPPSSSMHRPLLSPHLHPSSNPNMAGMPPHPGLHMPGYPPFPPINMMNGHIPMTPMMNFGMPSLAPLVPPPTLLVPYPVIVPLPVPIPIPVPIPYNPKTSRDHPHSNDPIPSASEESTEPPETQTFSPSSSGGDGDRKGGSSSSGGPLSPEFSSYTPGHFGSERSRTSLVDLTVKAEESSGSSPNSGLSSAPSLTEGVIDLTLGRRSRGQQVIQRVTPSVQVKVEPEQDLSPSPTRPAPLHAPGLGRDSSLPEDFVDEEEARKAAGGPLDSASPPSGNTSLCSTEPSLLQPEPYPYQLPPPSNATRTDLSAATSCNVLVNGTVRSTLLTPTSEQCLDRRGGEGGPVNMELEREALKENSCSVAEWDTGKRVSCEEAGGTGEGKPDPDGSLEDEEHAYALPLVPKAGSEVIQPVPKPCSDKTAILSCGISAPLAAGSPELEPPLKRRCLRIRNQNK from the exons AGTTTTGCCGAAAACACCATGAACGAGCTGCTGGGGTGGTATGGCTACGACAAGGTGGAGCTGAGGGACTCGGATAGCCTCGACATGCGCAGCTACCCAGACGGAGAGCCTCCACAACACATCTCTGTCCTTAAAG AAAACTCTTTGCCAAAAGTCCCAGCATCTATGGAGAGCAACCATACTTCCCCAAATCAAGCCAACAGCTCCCACTCCACGCCAACCTCCCGGAACGGAGGGACAGAGCCCTCCACCACTCCTTCCACCTCAGGGGCCAGTGTAAAGGATCATGGGAACATGCCCATAATCGTCCCCATAATCCCGCCCCCTCTGATAAAACCGCCAGCAG ACGAGGACATGTCCAACATACAGATCATGTGTGCCTGGTGTCAGAAGGTTGGCGTGAAACGCTATTCCCTCAGCATGGGAAGCGAGTTGAAGAACTTCTGCAGTGAGAAATGCTTCGCTGCGTGCCGCAGAGCCTACTTCAAGAGAAACAAG CTTGGATATGTAAGGAATTACACT GCGAGAGATGAAGACGGCCTTGGTGAGAAATTACCCCAGCACAGCTATGCTAAGGATACGCCCAGGCTTGTCTTCAAGACAAACAGCGATGTTCTT gtgtgtgacTGGTGCAAGCACATCCGCCACACTAAGGAATACCTGGACTTTGGTGCTGGTGAGCGAAGACTGCAGTTTTGCAGTGCCAAATGCCTGAACCAGTACAAGATGGACATATTTTACAAGGAGACCCAAGCAGCACTCCCAGGGGGTTTGTGTAACCCCGGGCACGGTCTGGGGGAGAgcaagacagagggaggcacTGGAGTGCAGCTCCTCACACCGGAATCCTGGGGCACCCCCTTGACGGACCTGCGGCATAAGGCCCCATCTCCTGGGGTGGGCACCTCGTCCATGCTGgccccctccagctccagcgCCGCCTCACCCTCTGAAAGTGGCGCAGTCTGTTCCCCCTCCTCGGCCAAAAACCCGACACCTCGACCCCACGAGAGCCCCACTTTGCCCCCACCACCGGTCCCCACCCTGCACCCCGCCATGGGTGTACCCCCAGGCAGCCCCCCCATGGTGATGACTCCCCGGGGGCCGGTACCGCTGCCGTTGTTCATGGAGCACCAGATGATGCAGCACATGCGCCCACCTTTCCTTCGCCCGCCCCACACCACAGGCCCAAACAGTCCCCTGTCCAACCCCATGATCCCTGGCATTGGGCCCCCTCAGCCAATGCCACCCAGGACCCTTGGCCCTCCATCCAGCTCTATGCACCGCCCCTTACTCTCTCCACAtcttcacccctcctccaaTCCCAACATGGCGGGGATGCCCCCTCACCCAGGTCTCCACATGCCTGGCTACCCCCCATTCCCCCCCATCAACATGATGAACGGGCACATCCCTATGACCCCAATGATGAACTTTGGCatgccctccctcgcccccttgGTGCCCCCACCCACTCTGTTAGTCCCTTACCCTGTCATTGTCCCCTTACCTGTCCCAATCCCCATCCCGGTGCCTATTCCATATAACCCCAAGACCTCCAGGGACCACCCACACAGCAATGACCCCATTCCCAGCGCCTCGGAGGAATCTACTGAGCCCCCGGAAACACAAACCTTTTCCCCTAGTTcgtctggaggggatggagacaggaagggggggTCGTCCAGCTCCGGAGGGCCGCTTTCACCTGAATTCTCCAGCTATACCCCCGGCCATTTTGGTTCGGAGAGGAGTAGGACTTCCCTTGTGGACTTGACTGTGAAGGCCGAGGAGAGTTCGGGGAGCAGCCCTAACTCAGGCCTCTCCAGCGCCCCCTCTCTGACGGAGGGTGTGATTGACCTGACTCTAGGCCGGCGCTCACGGGGGCAGCAGGTCATCCAGAGGGTAACGCCCAGCGTCCAGGTGAAAGTGGAGCCAGAACAGGATTTGAGCCCTTCTCCCACCAGGCCAGCACCCCTGCATGCccctgggctggggagggacagcagCCTGCCCGAGGATTTtgtggacgaggaggaggcAAGGAAGGCTGCTGGTGGCCCGCTAgactcagcctctcctcctagTGGCAACACGTCTCTCTGCAGCACAGAGCCCTCTTTGCTCCAGCCAGAGCCATACCCCTACCAGCTCCCTCCACCCAGCAACGCCACACGGACCGATCTCAGCGCCGCAACCTCCTGTAATGTCCTAGTCAACGGCACCGTCCGGAGCACTCTCCTCACACCTACCTCGGAGCAGTGCCTGGaccgcagaggaggagagggcggacCAGTCAACATGGAGCTGGAGCGGGAGGCGCTGAAGGAGAACAGCTGCTCAGTAGCAGAGTGGGACACAGGTAAGCGGGTCTCATGTGAGGAGGCGGGGGGCACTGGGGAAGGCAAACCGGATCCCGACGGCAGTCTCGAGGACGAGGAACACGCCTATGCACTGCCCCTGGTGCCCAAGGCTGGCTCTGAAGTCATCCAGCCTGTGCCAAAGCCCTGCTCCGACAAGACGGCCATCTTGTCCTGTGGCATCAGTGCACCGCTGGCTGCCGGGAGTCCAGAGCTGGAGCCACCGCTAAAGAGGAGGTGCCTACGAATTCGCAATCAGAACAAATGA